The following are encoded together in the Lactuca sativa cultivar Salinas chromosome 1, Lsat_Salinas_v11, whole genome shotgun sequence genome:
- the LOC111894714 gene encoding uncharacterized protein LOC111894714, with amino-acid sequence MSLHIWIFSHESLWKGLDGNNCTYPTTYGLVESENYNSWTWFLKNLGDELDLTTNSNFTFITDRQKGVLPAIAKLFSCAENRFCLRHIHENMKRKWRGKEFKDCLWKCETTTIVQQFNLATEELKKLNNDAYEWLKAIPPQHWSRSHFIGRAHCDALLNNLCETLNSKLVKGRDKPIISCLEFIREYIIKKLVIVQKTIDKCSGPLTPTATKTLEKIKGEAAEYRAVFCGNGKYQVTGGEGVDQCVVDITQRTCSCNKWEVTGIPCKHTITAIWDMRRNNENVGIPETWVHPTYWLKTWQEMYAFKIKPINGRMMWAKSTCPTKLLPPKHHVPIGRPKKKR; translated from the exons GGATTAGATGGAAACAACTGCACTTACCCAACGACTTATGGTCTTGTAGAGTCTGAGAACTACAACTCATGGACATGGTTTCTAAAAAATCTTGGTGATGAATTGGATTTGACTACGAATTCAAACTTTACATTTATAACTGATAGGCAGAAG GGTGTGTTGCCTGCAATTGCAAAATTGTTTTCATGTGCAGAAAATAGATTTTGCCTTCGTCATATCCATGAGAATATGAAGCGGAAGTGGAGGGGCAAGGAGTTTAAAGATTGTCTCTGGAAATGTGAAACAACAACAATTGTTCAGCAATTCAATCTTGCAACGGAGGAACTGAAGAAATTGAACAATGATGCATATGAATGGCTTAAAGCCATTCCACCCCAACATTGGTCCAGGTCTCACTTCATAG GAAGAGCACATTGTGATGCATTGTTAAACAACCTTTGTGAGACATTGAATAGCAAACTTGTCAAGGGTCGTGACAAACCAATTATAAGTTGCTTGGAGTTTATTAGAGAGTACATAATTAAGAAGCTTGTTATTGTCCAAAAGACAATTGACAAATGTTCTGGCCCACTAACTCCTACAGCTACCAAGACTCTAGAGAAGATCAAAGGTGAAGCTGCAGAGTATAGGGCTGTgttttgtggaaatgggaagtatCAGGTCACAGGTGGTGAAGGTGTGGACCAATGTGTAGTTGACATAACACAACGTACATGCTCATGTAACAAATGGGAGGTCACTGGCATACCATGCAAGCACACAATTACAGCTATATGGGATATGAGGAGAAATAATGAGAATGTTGGGATACCTGAAACATGGGTTCACCCAACATACTGGTTGAAGACATGGCAAGAGATGTATGCCTTTAAAATTAAACCAATTAATGGGAGGATGATGTGGGCAAAAAGTACTTGTCCTACAAAGTTACTACCACCAAAACATCATGTGCCTATTGGTAGGccaaaaaagaaaagatga